In Corylus avellana chromosome ca2, CavTom2PMs-1.0, the following proteins share a genomic window:
- the LOC132172934 gene encoding sodium/hydrogen exchanger 2-like isoform X1, translated as MAIELSSILSRLQTLSTSDHASVVSMNLFVALLCACIVIGHLLEENRWVNESITALSIGVCTGVIILLFSGGKSSHLLVFSEDLFFIYLLPPIIFNAGFQVKKKQFFVNFITIVLFGAVGTLISCTIISLGVIQFFKKMDIGSLDIGDYLAIGAIFAATDSVCTLQVLNQDETPLLYSLVFGEGVVNDATSVVLFNAIQSFDLNHIDPRIALHFTGNFFYLFITSTMLGVLTGLFSAYIIKKLYFGRHSTDREVALMILMAYLSYMLAELFYLSGILTVFFCGIVMSHYTWHNVTESSRITTKHSFATLSFVAEIFIFLYVGMDALDIEKWRFASNSPGTSIAVSSILLALIMAGRAAFVFPLSFLINLVKKSPNEKISFRQQVIIWWAGLMRGAVSMALAYNQFTRAGHTQLRANAIMITSTTTVVLFSTVVFGLMTKPLIRFLLPHTKHTSSMTLSDSSTPKSVNAPLLGEGQDSEADLGDTNIPRPGSLRALLATPTHTVHRYWRKFDDAFMRPVFGGRGFVPYVPGSPTERSFLQGQ; from the exons ATGGCTATCGAATTGAGTTCTATCCTGTCAAGGTTGCAAACGCTATCCACTTCTGATCATGCCTCCGTGGTTTCCATGAACCTCTTTGTGGCCCTCCTTTGTGCTTGTATTGTGATCGGCCATCTTCTTGAGGAGAACCGATGGGTGAACGAGTCGATCACTGCCCTTTCGATT GGTGTGTGTACTGGGGTTATTATTTTGCTGTTCAGTGGGGGAAAAAGCTCGCATCTTTTAGTTTTTAGTGAAGATCTCTTCTTTATATACCTTCTGCCGCCGATAATATTTAATGCGGG GTTTCAGGTGAAAAAGAAGCAGTTTTTTGTTAACTTTATTACTATTGTGTTGTTTGGTGCTGTTGGTACATTAATCTCCTGCACCATCATATCATTAG GTGTTATTCAGTTCTTCAAAAAAATGGATATTGGTTCGCTGGATATAGGGGATTATCTTG CAATTGGTGCAATATTTGCTGCAACGGATTCTGTATGCACATTGCAG GTGCTTAATCAGGATGAGACACCTTTACTCTATAGTCTTGTTTTTGGGGAGGGTGTTGTAAATGATGCCACATCGGTGGTGCTTTTCAATGCAATCCAGAGCTTTGACCTCAATCATATCGATCCCAGAATTGCTTTGCATTTTACTGgcaactttttttatttgtttatcacAAGCACAATGCTAGGGGTGCTa ACTGGGCTGTTTAGTGCTTACATCATCAAAAAGCTTTATTTTGGCAG GCACTCTACAGATCGTGAAGTTGCTCTTATGATCCTCATGGCATACCTTTCATATATGCTGGCTGAA TTGTTCTATTTGAGTGGCATTCTCACTGTATTCTTTTGTGGGATTGTGATGTCCCATTACACCTGGCACAACGTAACAGAGAGTTCAAGAATCACTACCAA GCATTCTTTTGCAACTCTCTCATTTGTTGCTGAGATTTTTATCTTCCTTTATGTTGGAATGGATGCCTTGGACATTGAAAAGTGGAGATTTGCCAGTAACAG CCCCGGAACATCCATTGCAGTGAGTTCAATATTGCTAGCTCTGATTATGGCTGGGAGAGCAGCTTTTGTTTTCCCCCTATCATTTTTAATCAACTTAGTTAAAAAATCTCCAAACGAGAAAATCAGCTTCAGGCAGCAA GTGATAATATGGTGGGCTGGTCTCATGAGAGGTGCTGTGTCTATGGCACTCGCTTATAATCAG TTCACAAGGGCAGGGCATACTCAATTGCGAGCAAATGCAATCATGATCACCAGCACCACAACTGTTGTTCTTTTCAGCACAGTG GTGTTTGGTTTGATGACTAAACCTCTTATAAGGTTCTTGCTGCCTCATACAAAACACACAAGCAGCATGACACTGTCAGATTCATCGACTCCAAAATCAGTCAATGCGCCACTTCTTGGAGAGGGGCAGGACTCGGAGGCTGACCTTGGTGACACTAACATTCCCCGGCCAGGCAGCTTACGGGCACTCCTGGCCACTCCTACGCATACTGTTCATCGTTACTGGCGTAAGTTTGATGATGCCTTCATGCGTCCAGTATTTGGTGGCCGGGGTTTTGTTCCGTATGTTCCTGGATCACCAACTGAACGGAGTTTCCTTCAAGGGCAGTGA
- the LOC132172934 gene encoding sodium/hydrogen exchanger 2-like isoform X2, with protein MRGVIQFFKKMDIGSLDIGDYLAIGAIFAATDSVCTLQVLNQDETPLLYSLVFGEGVVNDATSVVLFNAIQSFDLNHIDPRIALHFTGNFFYLFITSTMLGVLTGLFSAYIIKKLYFGRHSTDREVALMILMAYLSYMLAELFYLSGILTVFFCGIVMSHYTWHNVTESSRITTKHSFATLSFVAEIFIFLYVGMDALDIEKWRFASNSPGTSIAVSSILLALIMAGRAAFVFPLSFLINLVKKSPNEKISFRQQVIIWWAGLMRGAVSMALAYNQFTRAGHTQLRANAIMITSTTTVVLFSTVVFGLMTKPLIRFLLPHTKHTSSMTLSDSSTPKSVNAPLLGEGQDSEADLGDTNIPRPGSLRALLATPTHTVHRYWRKFDDAFMRPVFGGRGFVPYVPGSPTERSFLQGQ; from the exons ATGCGGG GTGTTATTCAGTTCTTCAAAAAAATGGATATTGGTTCGCTGGATATAGGGGATTATCTTG CAATTGGTGCAATATTTGCTGCAACGGATTCTGTATGCACATTGCAG GTGCTTAATCAGGATGAGACACCTTTACTCTATAGTCTTGTTTTTGGGGAGGGTGTTGTAAATGATGCCACATCGGTGGTGCTTTTCAATGCAATCCAGAGCTTTGACCTCAATCATATCGATCCCAGAATTGCTTTGCATTTTACTGgcaactttttttatttgtttatcacAAGCACAATGCTAGGGGTGCTa ACTGGGCTGTTTAGTGCTTACATCATCAAAAAGCTTTATTTTGGCAG GCACTCTACAGATCGTGAAGTTGCTCTTATGATCCTCATGGCATACCTTTCATATATGCTGGCTGAA TTGTTCTATTTGAGTGGCATTCTCACTGTATTCTTTTGTGGGATTGTGATGTCCCATTACACCTGGCACAACGTAACAGAGAGTTCAAGAATCACTACCAA GCATTCTTTTGCAACTCTCTCATTTGTTGCTGAGATTTTTATCTTCCTTTATGTTGGAATGGATGCCTTGGACATTGAAAAGTGGAGATTTGCCAGTAACAG CCCCGGAACATCCATTGCAGTGAGTTCAATATTGCTAGCTCTGATTATGGCTGGGAGAGCAGCTTTTGTTTTCCCCCTATCATTTTTAATCAACTTAGTTAAAAAATCTCCAAACGAGAAAATCAGCTTCAGGCAGCAA GTGATAATATGGTGGGCTGGTCTCATGAGAGGTGCTGTGTCTATGGCACTCGCTTATAATCAG TTCACAAGGGCAGGGCATACTCAATTGCGAGCAAATGCAATCATGATCACCAGCACCACAACTGTTGTTCTTTTCAGCACAGTG GTGTTTGGTTTGATGACTAAACCTCTTATAAGGTTCTTGCTGCCTCATACAAAACACACAAGCAGCATGACACTGTCAGATTCATCGACTCCAAAATCAGTCAATGCGCCACTTCTTGGAGAGGGGCAGGACTCGGAGGCTGACCTTGGTGACACTAACATTCCCCGGCCAGGCAGCTTACGGGCACTCCTGGCCACTCCTACGCATACTGTTCATCGTTACTGGCGTAAGTTTGATGATGCCTTCATGCGTCCAGTATTTGGTGGCCGGGGTTTTGTTCCGTATGTTCCTGGATCACCAACTGAACGGAGTTTCCTTCAAGGGCAGTGA
- the LOC132168709 gene encoding uncharacterized protein LOC132168709 isoform X2, translating into MGVQRKGANRVAEDPEELTRVPLQAILLADSFATKFRPITLERPKVLLPLVNVPMINYTLAWLESAGVEEVIVFCCAHSKQVIDYLKSSEWFSHPNFSVTTIESHNSISAGDALRVIYERNVINGDFVLISGDTVSNMSLTQVLKEHKERKKKDSNAVMTMVIRRSKPSPITRQSRLGTDELFMAIDPNTKQLLYYEDKADYSKGVICLDKLLLTDNPSISLHNDAQDCYIDICSPEVLSLFTDNFDYQHLRRHFVKALLVDDIMGYKIFTHEIHSSYAARIDNFRSYDTISKDIIQRWTYPFVPDVKFFGNSATKLERQGMYRASEVVQSRSAEIGPFTVIGNGTKIESNTKISNSVVGEGCTIGSNVSIEGSYIWDNVIIEDDCKIMHAIVCDGVVMKSGAVLEPGVVLSFKVVIGQQFVVPSYSKVSLHPQPIKQDSDEELEYADDSSGVVEILSITSTLEGSKEAMTSQLLEKQSWPTYELGTGGVGYVWSVCEGSHEEEWRHSIAPIPADKLAEAMQTTDDDLVLLTHDGSVLPTAGELKPDYNDSDDDVNEDSRGDSFETEAEATFLRAVHENIEEGSAILELNTLR; encoded by the exons ATGGGTGTACAGAGAAAGGGTGCAAATAGGGTTGCCGAGGACCCCGAGGAACTGACACGCGTACCCTTGCAGGCCATCCTCTTGGCTGATAGCTTCGCCACCAAGTTCCGTCCCATCACCCTAGAACGCCCCAAA GTATTATTACCGTTAGTAAATGTCCCGATGATAAATTACACCTTAGCATGGCTTGAATCTGCTGGTGTTGAAGAGGTTATTGTCTTTTGCTGTGCTCATTCCAAGCAAGTGATTGATTATTTGAAGAGTTCTGAGTGGTTTTCTCATCCAAACTTCTCGGTCACAACGATAGAGTCCCACAATTCTATCAGTGCTGGTGATGCTTTGCGTGTAATTTATGAGCGTAATGTG ATAAATGGAGATTTCGTCCTTATTAGCGGAGATACTGTGAGCAACATGTCACTTACACAGGTGCTTAAAGAACAtaaggagagaaagaagaaagatagtAATGCTGTAATGACCATGGTTATTAGACGGTCAAAGCCTTCTCCAATTACTCGCCAATCTCGACTTGGTACTGATGAGCTGTTTATGGCAATAGATCCTAATACTAAGCAGCTTTTATATTATGAGGACAAGGCAGACTATTCAAAAGGGGTGATATGTCTTGATAAGTTGCTGCTCACTGATAATCCATCAATTTCTTTACACAACGATGCACAG GATTGCTATATTGACATCTGCTCGCCAGAAGTGCTTAGCCTTTTTACTGACAATTTTGATTATCAACATCTACGACGCCATTTTGTCAAGGCCTTGCTTGTTGATGAT ATTATGGGCTACAAAATCTTCACTCATGAAATTCACTCAAGTTATGCGGCTAGAATTGATAACTTCCGAAGCTATGACACCATTAGTAAGGACATAATCCAGAGGTGGACATACCCATTTGTGCCAGATGTTAAGTTCTTTGGGAACTCTGCCACCAAACTTGAAAGACAGGGAATGTATCGAGCATCGG aAGTAGTGCAATCTCGTTCTGCAGAAATTGGTCCTTTTACTGTTATTGGAAATGGTACCAAGATTGAGAGCAACACTAAGATTTCAAATTCAGTTGTTGGGGAAGGTTGTACTATAGGATCAAATGTTTCAATAGAAGGTTCCTATATATGGGATAATGTCATTATTGAAGATGACTGTAAGATAATGCATGCAATAGTATGTGATGGAGTGGTTATGAAGTCAGGAGCAGTTTTGGAACCTGGCGTGGTTTTATCTTTTAAG GTTGTAATAGGGCAACAGTTTGTTGTTCCTTCATACTCAAAGGTATCATTGCATCCACAACCAATTAAGCAGGATAGTGATGAGGAGCTGGAGTATGCTGACGATAGCAGCGGGGTTGTTGAAATTTTAT CAATCACAAGTACATTGGAAGGGTCAAAAGAGGCGATGACATCCCAATTATTGGAGAAACAAAGTTGGCCTACTTATGAG CTTGGTACAGGTGGGGTTGGATATGTTTGGTCAGTATGTGAAGGAAGCCATGAAGAAGAATGGAGACATTCAATTGCACCAATTCCTGCAGATAAGCTTGCCGAGGCAATGCAAACTACTGACGATGATCTGGTGTTGTTAACCCATGATGGCAGTGTTCTCCCAACTGCGGGAGAGTTGAAACCTGACTATAATGATTCAGATGATGATGTCAATGAGGATTCCAGAGGTGACTCCTTTGAGACGGag GCTGAAGCAACTTTTCTACGGGCTGTGCATGAAAATATTGAAGAAGGCTCTGCAATCTTAGAACTGAACACATTGCg GTGA
- the LOC132168709 gene encoding uncharacterized protein LOC132168709 isoform X1, translating to MGVQRKGANRVAEDPEELTRVPLQAILLADSFATKFRPITLERPKVLLPLVNVPMINYTLAWLESAGVEEVIVFCCAHSKQVIDYLKSSEWFSHPNFSVTTIESHNSISAGDALRVIYERNVINGDFVLISGDTVSNMSLTQVLKEHKERKKKDSNAVMTMVIRRSKPSPITRQSRLGTDELFMAIDPNTKQLLYYEDKADYSKGVICLDKLLLTDNPSISLHNDAQDCYIDICSPEVLSLFTDNFDYQHLRRHFVKALLVDDIMGYKIFTHEIHSSYAARIDNFRSYDTISKDIIQRWTYPFVPDVKFFGNSATKLERQGMYRASEVVQSRSAEIGPFTVIGNGTKIESNTKISNSVVGEGCTIGSNVSIEGSYIWDNVIIEDDCKIMHAIVCDGVVMKSGAVLEPGVVLSFKVVIGQQFVVPSYSKVSLHPQPIKQDSDEELEYADDSSGVVEILSITSTLEGSKEAMTSQLLEKQSWPTYELGTGGVGYVWSVCEGSHEEEWRHSIAPIPADKLAEAMQTTDDDLVLLTHDGSVLPTAGELKPDYNDSDDDVNEDSRGDSFETEAEATFLRAVHENIEEGSAILELNTLRMSCTKSCADAAGVIFYSMMKLSLETPHSSPSELFNNAMNVITQWQKLLKSFLTDIDDQIEVILKFEEMCLESAMEFSPLFSQILWLLYDKEIIQEDAILKWDDEKKDADDLDKVFVKKSEEFIKWLREAPEEEDEEVGED from the exons ATGGGTGTACAGAGAAAGGGTGCAAATAGGGTTGCCGAGGACCCCGAGGAACTGACACGCGTACCCTTGCAGGCCATCCTCTTGGCTGATAGCTTCGCCACCAAGTTCCGTCCCATCACCCTAGAACGCCCCAAA GTATTATTACCGTTAGTAAATGTCCCGATGATAAATTACACCTTAGCATGGCTTGAATCTGCTGGTGTTGAAGAGGTTATTGTCTTTTGCTGTGCTCATTCCAAGCAAGTGATTGATTATTTGAAGAGTTCTGAGTGGTTTTCTCATCCAAACTTCTCGGTCACAACGATAGAGTCCCACAATTCTATCAGTGCTGGTGATGCTTTGCGTGTAATTTATGAGCGTAATGTG ATAAATGGAGATTTCGTCCTTATTAGCGGAGATACTGTGAGCAACATGTCACTTACACAGGTGCTTAAAGAACAtaaggagagaaagaagaaagatagtAATGCTGTAATGACCATGGTTATTAGACGGTCAAAGCCTTCTCCAATTACTCGCCAATCTCGACTTGGTACTGATGAGCTGTTTATGGCAATAGATCCTAATACTAAGCAGCTTTTATATTATGAGGACAAGGCAGACTATTCAAAAGGGGTGATATGTCTTGATAAGTTGCTGCTCACTGATAATCCATCAATTTCTTTACACAACGATGCACAG GATTGCTATATTGACATCTGCTCGCCAGAAGTGCTTAGCCTTTTTACTGACAATTTTGATTATCAACATCTACGACGCCATTTTGTCAAGGCCTTGCTTGTTGATGAT ATTATGGGCTACAAAATCTTCACTCATGAAATTCACTCAAGTTATGCGGCTAGAATTGATAACTTCCGAAGCTATGACACCATTAGTAAGGACATAATCCAGAGGTGGACATACCCATTTGTGCCAGATGTTAAGTTCTTTGGGAACTCTGCCACCAAACTTGAAAGACAGGGAATGTATCGAGCATCGG aAGTAGTGCAATCTCGTTCTGCAGAAATTGGTCCTTTTACTGTTATTGGAAATGGTACCAAGATTGAGAGCAACACTAAGATTTCAAATTCAGTTGTTGGGGAAGGTTGTACTATAGGATCAAATGTTTCAATAGAAGGTTCCTATATATGGGATAATGTCATTATTGAAGATGACTGTAAGATAATGCATGCAATAGTATGTGATGGAGTGGTTATGAAGTCAGGAGCAGTTTTGGAACCTGGCGTGGTTTTATCTTTTAAG GTTGTAATAGGGCAACAGTTTGTTGTTCCTTCATACTCAAAGGTATCATTGCATCCACAACCAATTAAGCAGGATAGTGATGAGGAGCTGGAGTATGCTGACGATAGCAGCGGGGTTGTTGAAATTTTAT CAATCACAAGTACATTGGAAGGGTCAAAAGAGGCGATGACATCCCAATTATTGGAGAAACAAAGTTGGCCTACTTATGAG CTTGGTACAGGTGGGGTTGGATATGTTTGGTCAGTATGTGAAGGAAGCCATGAAGAAGAATGGAGACATTCAATTGCACCAATTCCTGCAGATAAGCTTGCCGAGGCAATGCAAACTACTGACGATGATCTGGTGTTGTTAACCCATGATGGCAGTGTTCTCCCAACTGCGGGAGAGTTGAAACCTGACTATAATGATTCAGATGATGATGTCAATGAGGATTCCAGAGGTGACTCCTTTGAGACGGag GCTGAAGCAACTTTTCTACGGGCTGTGCATGAAAATATTGAAGAAGGCTCTGCAATCTTAGAACTGAACACATTGCg GATGTCATGCACGAAGTCATGTGCAGACGCTGCTGGagttatattttattcaatgaTGAAATTGTCATTAGAAACTCCACATAGCTCACCTA GTGAATTGTTTAATAATGCCATGAATGTAATTACACAATGGCAAAAACTTCTGAAGTCTTTCCTGACTGACATTGATGACCAG ATTGAAGTAATACTAAAGTTTGAAGAAATGTGTTTGGAATCTGCCATGGAGTTCTCCCCATTGTTCTCACAG ATACTGTGGCTTCTGTATGACAAAGAAATTATACAAGAAGATGCTATTCTAAAGTGGGATGATGAGAAAAAAGACGCTGATGATTTGGATAAAGTTTTTGTTAAGAAGTCGGAAGAATTCATTAAA TGGTTGAGAGAGGCAcctgaagaagaagacgaagaagtcGGAGAAGATTAG